The nucleotide sequence AAATTGGTGTGACCGGACACCTCCGGCTGGATTTCCACGTACAAGTCACACGCACGTCGCAGCCGACGCAGTTTCTTTTTGGCCATCTTCACGTAAGCGGCCGGATCATCGACTTCGTCAACCGGCCCGACGGCCAAGATAAAATCATAGATGTCGCGAACGATGTCCCGCAGATCTTCGTCGTCTTCGGCCTCGTCGCAGTGCTTTAAGAACGTACGGACCATCCACAGGTGCGCGACTTGACGATCAATCGCTTGCACCTGAGCGGTCAGCGTTTCGGATTCGCTCATCTTCGTGATTATCCGCAGCAGCGATCAGCCGGCCGCTTCGTCCGTGATCGCACCCTCGTTGTGCACAACGGCGTCACCCGCCGGTGCCGCGTCGGACGCCGCGTGATCGGCGGCACCGTGACCGTCGGCCGGCTTGGT is from Crateriforma conspicua and encodes:
- a CDS encoding amidohydrolase, which translates into the protein MSESETLTAQVQAIDRQVAHLWMVRTFLKHCDEAEDDEDLRDIVRDIYDFILAVGPVDEVDDPAAYVKMAKKKLRRLRRACDLYVEIQPEVSGHTNFVMAARSLQIATEAIAEILGQSVS